In Sphingomonas sp., a single window of DNA contains:
- the nusB gene encoding transcription antitermination factor NusB, translating into MASPQAKSRSKARAAARLGAVQALYQREMEGTSIPALLHEFHQHRLGAIIEDVEYADADIAFFDDIVSGTDARREEIDGIIAAKLSTGWTLERLDKPMRQILRAGTYELLARPDVPTAAVISEYLDVTDAFYDRREKGFANGILDAIAKDARG; encoded by the coding sequence ATGGCCAGTCCGCAAGCAAAGTCCCGTTCCAAGGCCCGCGCCGCCGCGCGCCTCGGCGCCGTCCAGGCGCTCTACCAGCGCGAGATGGAGGGCACCTCGATCCCCGCGCTGCTACACGAGTTCCACCAGCACCGGCTGGGCGCGATCATCGAAGACGTCGAATATGCCGATGCCGACATCGCGTTCTTCGATGACATCGTCAGCGGCACCGATGCGCGCCGCGAGGAGATCGACGGCATCATCGCAGCCAAGCTCAGCACCGGCTGGACGCTGGAGCGGCTCGACAAGCCGATGCGCCAGATCCTGCGTGCCGGCACCTATGAGCTGCTCGCCCGCCCCGACGTTCCGACCGCGGCGGTGATCAGCGAATATCTCGACGTGACCGACGCCTTCTACGACCGCCGCGAAAAGGGTTTCGCTAACGGCATTCTCGACGCGATCGCCAAGGACGCGCGCGGGTGA
- the thiL gene encoding thiamine-phosphate kinase, which produces MNEAAFLAYLRHLPLHRGARGLRDDAAVLGDLVITHDVLVEGVHYLPDDPAEDVAWKLLAVNLSDLAAKGAVPEGVLLGYPLAGDDAWDSSFLAGLDAALAAFACPLIGGDTVKAPAGVPRTLSLTALGRSAHAPARSGAQPGDLLYVTGTIGDGGAGLAVALSGEGPATLLARYRRPTPRLEEGQALAPGVHAMMDVSDGLLIDAARMAAASGLGVTMDLAAVPLSADYQAVRGGDREARLAAATAGDDYELLFAAPPGPLPLAATCLGVFREGEGLTLHDAGTPLPLPGRLGFEHGA; this is translated from the coding sequence ATGAACGAAGCGGCGTTCCTTGCCTATCTCCGCCATTTGCCACTTCACCGCGGCGCGCGTGGGCTCCGCGACGACGCGGCGGTACTCGGCGATCTCGTGATCACGCATGACGTGCTGGTGGAAGGCGTCCACTATCTGCCCGACGATCCGGCGGAAGATGTCGCCTGGAAGCTGCTTGCGGTGAACCTGTCCGATCTGGCCGCTAAGGGGGCAGTGCCGGAAGGCGTGCTGCTCGGCTATCCGCTGGCGGGCGACGACGCGTGGGACTCGTCGTTCCTGGCAGGCCTGGACGCAGCATTGGCGGCCTTTGCCTGCCCGCTGATCGGCGGCGATACGGTGAAAGCACCTGCAGGCGTGCCGAGAACGCTGTCGCTGACGGCACTCGGCCGCTCGGCCCATGCGCCGGCGCGAAGCGGCGCGCAACCCGGCGACCTGCTCTACGTGACCGGGACGATCGGTGACGGCGGCGCGGGGCTGGCAGTCGCGCTGTCGGGCGAAGGACCGGCGACGCTGCTTGCGCGCTATCGTCGGCCGACGCCGCGACTGGAAGAGGGACAGGCGCTCGCCCCGGGCGTGCATGCGATGATGGACGTGTCCGACGGGCTGCTGATCGATGCCGCGCGCATGGCCGCGGCGAGCGGGCTCGGGGTGACGATGGACCTCGCCGCCGTTCCCCTGTCGGCGGACTATCAGGCGGTGCGCGGCGGCGATCGCGAGGCACGGCTTGCCGCGGCGACCGCGGGGGACGATTACGAGCTGCTGTTCGCGGCCCCCCCGGGACCACTCCCGCTGGCGGCGACCTGCCTGGGCGTGTTCCGCGAGGGCGAAGGCCTGACGCTCCACGACGCCGGCACGCCACTCCCGCTGCCCGGCCGGCTGGGCTTCGAACACGGCGCCTAG
- the ruvB gene encoding Holliday junction branch migration DNA helicase RuvB, whose translation MTDTDRLLTAGRRPEDVDAALRPKSLDEFVGQKAARENLRVFIDAAKARGDALDHVLFFGPPGLGKTTLAQIIAREMGVGFRSTSGPVIVKSGDLAALLTNLEDGDVLFIDEIHRLNPAVEEVLYPAMEDRALDLMIGEGPSARSVRIDLPRFTLVGATTRQGLLTTPLRDRFGIPVRLQFYTVDELERVVTRAAGLLGLDIAADGAREVARRSRGTPRIAGRLLRRVRDFANVFGEAVVHAKVADAALNRLEVDGLGLDAMDRRYLMMIADVYRGGPVGVETLAAGLSEPRDTVEEVIEPYLIQLGLIARTARGRCLNGAGWKHLGLNPPAGSQDGLFD comes from the coding sequence ATGACCGACACAGATCGCCTCCTCACCGCCGGGCGTCGCCCCGAAGACGTCGACGCCGCGCTGCGGCCCAAGTCGCTCGACGAGTTCGTCGGGCAAAAGGCGGCGCGCGAGAATCTGCGCGTGTTCATCGATGCCGCCAAGGCGCGCGGCGATGCACTGGACCATGTCCTCTTCTTCGGACCGCCGGGGCTGGGCAAGACCACGCTGGCCCAGATCATCGCGCGGGAGATGGGAGTGGGGTTCCGCTCGACTTCGGGGCCGGTGATCGTCAAGTCGGGCGATCTGGCGGCACTGCTCACCAATCTCGAAGACGGCGACGTGCTGTTCATCGATGAGATCCACCGCCTCAATCCGGCGGTGGAAGAGGTGCTGTATCCGGCGATGGAGGATCGCGCGCTCGACCTGATGATCGGCGAGGGCCCCTCGGCACGCAGCGTGCGGATCGACCTCCCGCGCTTCACGCTGGTCGGCGCGACGACCCGGCAGGGGCTGCTGACGACGCCGCTGCGCGACCGTTTCGGCATCCCGGTGCGGCTGCAATTCTACACGGTGGACGAGCTGGAGCGGGTGGTGACGCGCGCCGCCGGGCTGCTCGGGCTGGACATCGCCGCCGATGGCGCGCGCGAAGTGGCGCGCCGCTCGCGGGGCACGCCGCGCATCGCCGGGCGGCTGCTGCGCCGGGTGCGCGACTTCGCCAATGTCTTTGGCGAGGCGGTGGTGCACGCCAAGGTGGCCGATGCCGCACTCAACCGGCTGGAAGTCGACGGGCTGGGGCTCGACGCGATGGACCGGCGCTATCTGATGATGATCGCGGACGTCTATCGCGGCGGCCCGGTAGGCGTGGAAACGCTCGCCGCCGGCCTGAGCGAACCGCGGGATACGGTTGAGGAAGTGATCGAGCCCTATCTGATCCAGCTTGGCCTGATCGCGCGAACGGCGCGCGGGCGATGCCTGAACGGCGCGGGGTGGAAGCATCTCGGGCTCAACCCGCCCGCGGGGTCGCAGGACGGGCTGTTCGACTAG